One Pseudonocardia abyssalis DNA segment encodes these proteins:
- a CDS encoding S9 family peptidase — protein sequence MPALIDLDDLFADPEFAAPSLSADGTRIAYLAPAHGRRQVWVRGIDETHEDAVCVTRDTRRGITTYYWTDDPRRLLYLQDTDGNEDWHLYRVDLDTPDEPAVDLTPMGPGSRVFAADTETTVPGTAIVWMNPRPLYVDVFRIDLATGETTPLVERTDPSEFFLLDRDGAATWFISRADDGTHEVFAVDRDTAERRLLHRLGGPEHPMGVFLLPLPDGSGALLGDYHGSDDLCLVRLDRDTGGRTVVAAMEGHSLDTLSSVADTLPPTVFASRRTGEVIAARFTGDRPQVVAIDPHFAEIQTALEQLTDGVLGWVSSDLDEQRWVATFIHDREPPTTWFYDHTSGDARLLFRDGSRDPADNPSTTAVRFPARDGLPLHAFLTLPVGVEPRNLPLVLLVHGGPWMHDTWGYTAAVQFLANRGYAVLKVNFRGSTGYGRRHLTAAIGEFAGAMHDDLIDAVEWAVAQGYADPDRLGIVGGSYGGYAALVGVTVTPERFAAAVDYVGISDLASFLSALPPFVRANMTNNWIAYVGDPDDPEALADMRRRSPVTLVDRIRTPLLVAQGANDVRVVQSESDNIVAPLRARGVPVEYLVAQDEGHGFDNPENQVRLFRAIERHLAAHLGGRSAEST from the coding sequence ATGCCCGCCCTGATCGACCTCGACGACCTGTTCGCCGACCCCGAGTTCGCCGCGCCGTCGCTGTCCGCCGACGGGACGCGGATCGCCTACCTGGCCCCGGCCCACGGGCGGCGCCAGGTCTGGGTGCGCGGCATCGACGAGACCCACGAGGACGCGGTGTGCGTCACCCGCGACACCCGGCGCGGGATCACCACCTACTACTGGACCGACGACCCGCGCCGGCTGCTGTACCTGCAGGACACCGACGGCAACGAGGACTGGCACCTCTACCGGGTCGACCTCGACACCCCGGACGAGCCCGCCGTCGACCTCACCCCGATGGGCCCCGGATCGCGCGTGTTCGCCGCCGACACCGAGACCACGGTGCCCGGCACCGCGATCGTCTGGATGAACCCCCGCCCGCTCTACGTCGACGTGTTCCGCATCGACCTGGCCACCGGCGAGACCACCCCGCTGGTCGAGCGCACCGACCCGTCCGAGTTCTTCCTCCTCGACCGCGACGGCGCGGCGACCTGGTTCATCTCGCGCGCCGACGACGGCACCCACGAGGTCTTCGCGGTCGACCGCGACACCGCCGAGCGGCGCCTGCTGCACCGACTCGGTGGCCCCGAGCACCCGATGGGGGTGTTCCTCCTCCCCCTTCCCGACGGCAGCGGCGCCCTGCTCGGCGACTACCACGGGTCCGACGACCTGTGCCTGGTGCGCCTGGACCGCGACACCGGCGGGCGGACCGTCGTCGCCGCCATGGAGGGGCACAGCCTCGACACGCTCAGCTCCGTCGCCGACACCCTGCCGCCGACCGTGTTCGCCAGCCGGCGCACCGGCGAGGTCATCGCCGCCCGCTTCACCGGCGACCGGCCACAGGTCGTGGCGATCGACCCGCACTTCGCCGAGATCCAGACCGCTCTGGAGCAGCTCACCGACGGCGTGCTGGGCTGGGTGAGCTCGGATCTCGACGAGCAGCGCTGGGTCGCGACCTTCATCCACGACCGCGAACCCCCGACGACGTGGTTCTACGACCACACCAGCGGCGACGCCCGCCTGCTGTTCCGCGACGGGAGCCGCGACCCCGCCGACAACCCATCGACGACCGCGGTCCGGTTCCCGGCCCGCGACGGCCTGCCACTGCACGCCTTCCTCACCCTGCCGGTCGGCGTCGAGCCGCGGAACCTGCCGCTGGTACTGCTCGTGCACGGCGGGCCGTGGATGCACGACACCTGGGGCTACACCGCGGCGGTGCAGTTCCTGGCCAACCGCGGCTACGCCGTGCTGAAGGTGAACTTCCGGGGGTCGACCGGCTACGGGCGCCGGCACCTGACCGCGGCGATCGGCGAGTTCGCGGGCGCGATGCACGACGACCTGATCGACGCCGTCGAGTGGGCGGTCGCGCAGGGGTATGCCGACCCGGACCGCCTCGGCATCGTCGGCGGCTCCTACGGCGGCTACGCAGCACTCGTCGGGGTCACCGTCACGCCGGAGAGGTTCGCCGCCGCCGTCGACTACGTCGGCATCTCCGACCTCGCGAGCTTCCTGTCCGCGCTGCCCCCGTTCGTGCGGGCGAACATGACCAACAACTGGATCGCCTACGTCGGCGACCCCGACGACCCCGAGGCCCTGGCCGACATGCGCCGCCGGTCGCCGGTCACCCTGGTCGACCGGATCCGCACCCCGCTGCTGGTCGCCCAGGGCGCCAACGACGTCCGCGTCGTGCAGTCCGAGTCCGACAACATCGTCGCCCCGCTGCGCGCCCGCGGTGTGCCGGTCGAGTACCTCGTGGCGCAGGACGAGGGCCACGGGTTCGACAACCCGGAGAACCAGGTCAGGCTCTTCCGCGCGATCGAGCGGCACCTCGCCGCCCACCTCGGCGGGCGCAGTGCGGAGAGCACCTGA
- a CDS encoding phosphopantetheine-binding protein has translation MNPRTPIILSAEQVAADVADVLFAEVADLDGESDLRDQGMDSVRVMELVEKWRGDGIEGLDYVVLAEDQRLARWAAVLAGLQGVGEPAG, from the coding sequence ATGAACCCCCGAACCCCGATCATTCTCAGTGCCGAGCAGGTGGCGGCCGACGTCGCCGACGTCCTGTTCGCCGAGGTGGCCGACCTCGACGGCGAGTCGGACCTCCGCGACCAGGGCATGGACTCCGTGCGGGTCATGGAGCTGGTGGAGAAGTGGCGCGGCGACGGGATCGAGGGGCTCGACTACGTCGTGCTCGCCGAGGATCAGCGGCTCGCGCGCTGGGCCGCGGTGCTCGCCGGGCTCCAGGGCGTGGGCGAACCCGCGGGATGA
- a CDS encoding sugar phosphate isomerase/epimerase family protein gives MATVSLGGSLEQKLDAAAAAGFDGIELLDDDLRTSGMTPAVCAQRCADLGLTIDLYQPFRRAEGVSPDEFGAVLTRFRHHLGVMGELGARSILVVSNTDDDADPSRDLSVSQLVALTDAAAEDGMEVAFEALVWGTHINRVTDAWDAVRTAAHPGLSLVVDTFHLLAGGETTADLELLPDGAVGFLQLADAPWLALDLVSWSRGHRCFPDEGEMDLLTPVASVVSAGYAGPLSLEIFNPGYRTRPPHEVARQGAEALARFAGRLQDAVTAHPAGSPTPWSPASTAAQRASR, from the coding sequence ATGGCGACGGTTTCCCTGGGCGGGAGCCTCGAACAGAAGCTGGATGCCGCCGCCGCCGCGGGATTCGACGGCATCGAGTTGCTCGACGACGACCTGCGCACCTCGGGGATGACCCCGGCGGTGTGCGCGCAGCGCTGCGCGGACCTCGGCCTGACCATCGACCTGTACCAGCCGTTCCGGCGCGCGGAGGGGGTCTCCCCCGACGAGTTCGGCGCCGTGCTGACGCGGTTCCGGCACCACCTCGGGGTGATGGGCGAGCTCGGCGCACGCTCGATCCTCGTCGTCTCCAACACCGACGACGACGCCGACCCCAGCCGCGACCTCTCGGTCTCGCAGCTCGTCGCACTGACCGACGCCGCGGCCGAGGACGGGATGGAGGTCGCGTTCGAGGCACTGGTGTGGGGCACGCACATCAACCGCGTCACCGACGCGTGGGACGCGGTGCGGACCGCGGCGCACCCGGGCCTGTCGCTCGTCGTCGACACGTTCCACCTCCTCGCGGGCGGCGAGACCACCGCCGACCTGGAACTGCTGCCCGACGGCGCGGTGGGGTTCCTCCAGCTCGCCGACGCCCCCTGGCTCGCCCTGGACCTCGTCTCGTGGAGCCGCGGGCACCGGTGCTTCCCGGACGAGGGCGAGATGGACCTGCTGACCCCCGTTGCGTCGGTCGTGTCCGCGGGTTACGCGGGGCCGCTGTCGCTGGAGATCTTCAACCCCGGGTACCGCACGCGTCCGCCGCACGAGGTCGCACGCCAGGGCGCGGAGGCCCTGGCGCGGTTCGCCGGTCGGCTGCAGGACGCGGTGACCGCTCATCCCGCGGGTTCGCCCACGCCCTGGAGCCCGGCGAGCACCGCGGCCCAGCGCGCGAGCCGCTGA